CGGGATCTCGGACGCACCGCTTACTTGCAGCTTCGTACTCGACCCTGTAGCCATCTCTATATGGATTGCCAAGGACGAGGTATGGGTGAGGTGATCAGGGCGGCGTGATAGCGCAACGATAATCGGCCCAGCCGTTGTGCAGACACTGCAGGGCCTGCCGACGGGAACTTACCTCATCACTGCCCGCACATGTCAAGTGGGATTAGCGGCGCCGGAAGTTCGGCGACGTCACCATGGAGTAGTTTTGACCATTGCGTTATCTCTTAATAAGAACGCCGTGTGCGCCGGAGAAAGATTGTTAAATATTTTCAGATACCTCTGCAACCAAACTCCAACATAAGCCACTCCTCTAAAACATCGGATAACTCGCCTCCGCTCTCGACTTTGCAACAACACATTTCTCATACCCACGTATACTAGGAGCGACATTCACAAGTCAACATGAAGGTTCTTACcaaggaagaagaagaggcgcATTACAAGTGAGTGTTGCGCATACGAACTTGTATAATACTCTGCTAACGGGTTTCAGTGCCACGATCAAGGGTGGATCGATTGGTGGTGTCATCGGTACGGCGATAGGTGCTGCAGGCGTTCTGGCAGCGAGCAGACGATACCATTCATTCCGCGCTCTCACAGTACCATTCCGAGCCTTCCTCGTCGCCTCAACCGGTACATTCGTAGGTGCGTCTTGACACAACCCCTCCCAATTGCACCACATTCACAACTAACCACGCTACCGCAGCCGTCATTGCTGCTGATCGAGCCTCTGCCCAATACGACATCGAACACACACCGGAAAAGAAACGCCAAATCGAGCGTGAAAAGGAGCGCGAGGCACTCTACGAATCGAACAAGACGGCCTTCCAGCGCGCTAAAGACTGGGCAACGGCCAACCGATACCCTCTCCTCTTTGGCTTCTGGGTCGCTTCCATGGCTGGTTCATGGCACATGGTCAACCGCAACCCTTACCTAAGTGGGTCGCAGAAGCTGGTGCAAGCGCGTATGTATGCACAGGGTGGTACGCTAGCTGCGCTGTTGGGAAGTTTCGCCATTGAGGGTGCGGATGCGGCGAAGGGCAAGGGAAGGTGGGAGACGATTAGGGTTATTGACCCTAATGACCCGGAGCACAAGCATGTGATTGAGAAGAAGATTCACCATGAGAGGTATGCTGGTGAGGACCAGTGGAGAGGTATGCTGCGTGTGTGTTGTATGGTTGTGGAATTGGGCTGACTTTGACTGTGCAGAAATGGTTGAGGCGGAAGAACAGCGCCAGAAGGAACGTAAGGCCGCTGCGCAGGGGAGGCAGCAGCAGGCTAACCAACACCGAGACGCCGCtgataagaaagaagagaaggCTGAGAAGGGGGAGCAGAAGAACAAGGAGAAGGCTTAGGCGTGGATATGCTGCGAGCTACTATACTTGGCGACGATTCCTACTTTCATCTTTCGATTCAGCACTCCCCCTGGCGTTTGATGGTCGCATCTTCTACGAGTTGCTTTTGTGTATTCCTAATGTATGTACGACTAGTTTTTGTGTTTGCCTTTGGACAAAATAGCATGCGCATGGTGCGTGAGCGCACATGAACAAAATAAATATACCTGAACACAACAGCTTGATATCCATTGTTGTACAATGCGTTCAGTTTGTTCGAAGCCCGGAGCTAAGTTTTGCTCTTTCCTGTGGCTTGGTAAGATAGGAATAGTAGAATGGTCATCCCTCAGGGTACGTCATGACATGTGCATTCCCAGATCGGCGCGCAACATCAATGCATCAAGCACGTCACATGTTTTCGCGATGGAGCTAAGAAGTGTTTACAGGCTGGAGTGTTTTATTCACATGCTTTGCACGCTCACTGTCTTTTGATAATTTCGCTGGTTGATAACTTTCACAGGTCTCAAGTTATAGCATACTGTTCCCAAGACAAATTCAGCCTTACCTACACTACCCATCGATTTGGTTGAAAAGGAGAAATCCAGAATGATGGCACATGCAAGCATCCCTCAGACACTGGACTCGATAACACGCATGCTCATCTCCAATACCAACCTCATCCACGCACCCAAGAAAGCTCAAGACGCTCGACTCACAGCCACCATCGCAGACTTGCACGCCCACCCCGCAATCGAGGCTCTGTTACACATCGTGAACCATGATCTACCGTCTGCCCACTTTTTAGTCAGGCACATGCAGGCTCCACCGGCTGTGGAGGGGATGCTGCTCCACGGCATTCTGCATCGCGCAGAGGGCGACTTCAACAACGCAAGAGCGTGGATAAGCGATGTTTGCGACGCATGCGAAGGCTATCAGCCGAAAAAGAAGGAAGAGGGTCTGAGATTGGATGCTGAGATCGCAGAGCAAGTTGGCAACAGTTCTCACGCGTCTTCATCGCTAGTCAAATTCGTCTACGGTGATGAGGATCCTCTGACTCTTATTGACGCTGTTGAAGCGCTTCGGGGTAGAAAGCAAATTGAGAAGGAAGATGAGGGGGAGATGGTTGAGAAGAAGATTAGGCAGGAGGCGGAGAAGGTGTTGGAGTGGTGTAAGAGCAAGTTTGGAGACGGTGCGTGGGAAGATGCGACAAAGGCTTGGGTCAAGAACAGCGAGGAGATTAACAAGATCAGTGGTGATATGGTAAGCGGGGGGAAGGGGTATAGGAAGTTTTGAGCCATGACACGCTGCTGAGGAGGCTGATGGGGATCTTCGTGTACCTCGTGATGCAGAAATTTGATACGCATAAATAGTCCTCATCTGGTACATGTGCACAGAGGCTCCTTTTCATTCAAGATTCGACAAGGCCCTTTCACGATGATCCCTCGGAATACGCTCGTTTTCGAAATTATTGCATCTCAAGTTGTGATGGCAGAACTTGGGAGTTTGCGATGCCAAGACATGACCCCTCTCGCGTAAGGTTGCCTGACTGACAGCCAGACTCACTGACAGGATAAGACACATGTGCTCAACGTGGTGCAGCTGGGTACAACAGGGCGTTATTGTCTCAAAAGCTTGCAGGTGTGCAGAGTGAATGATGCACCTGGCCGTCATTTGTACGGCAGCAACCACCATCTCGGCTAGGCGAGCATCAGGCCAGGGTGCAGCAACGAATGGCGGCGAGTCGCTCTAGCAGCGGGCCGGCCTGTGACATCAACGGCCAGCTTTCACCCCTAACACCGCCGTTACCCTTCCCGCACCACGTGCAATTCCCTTGGCTGGCCTGTACGATTAAGCCATCATGGCCGACGAACTTCTCAAGGTCAATGGCCAAGGCCGTCCCAGTAACGTCAAACACCACACCTCACCGTCTCTCATGATGAATGCGCATTTCGCCGGCGTGGGCGACAACGCCGACAATGCTGCCTATGAACACGGTATCCAGGTCATTGACGAGGACAAGATGTTCAAGTAGGTACCCGGACACTGTTTAGAGGGGTAGGCAATGTGGGTGAGAGGGCAAAAGGCTAATATATGCTCGCCGTACAGCGGAAACGTATCTACATATCTCAACATCGAAAAGGTGATTCCGGCCGGCTTCAACTACCACCTCATATCCGTCTTCGGTTCGCAGTCAACGGGCAAATCCACGCTCCTCAACCACCTCTTCGGCACCCAGTTCGGCGTCATGTCCGAGCAAGAGCGCCGGCAGACGACAAAGGGAATCTGGATGAGCAAGAACAAGCGGGAGTCGGGCGGCTCTAGCATGGCCGAGAACATCCTCGTTATGGACGTCGAGGGCACAGACGGTAGAGAGCGAGGAGAGGACCAAGACTTTGAGCGGAAAAGCGCCCTCTTTGCGCTTGCCACCAGCGAGGTTTTGATCGTCAACATTTGGGAACATCAGGTTGGTCTGTACCAGGGTGCCAACATGGGGCTGCTCAAAACCGTCTTCGAGGTCAACCTGCAGTTATTCGTCAAGGACAGCCAGTGAGTGCGCCGGCCGAAGTGG
This sequence is a window from Pyrenophora tritici-repentis strain M4 chromosome 4, whole genome shotgun sequence. Protein-coding genes within it:
- a CDS encoding mitochondrial hypoxia responsive domain containing protein; translated protein: MKVLTKEEEEAHYNATIKGGSIGGVIGTAIGAAGVLAASRRYHSFRALTVPFRAFLVASTGTFVAVIAADRASAQYDIEHTPEKKRQIEREKEREALYESNKTAFQRAKDWATANRYPLLFGFWVASMAGSWHMVNRNPYLSGSQKLVQARMYAQGGTLAALLGSFAIEGADAAKGKGRWETIRVIDPNDPEHKHVIEKKIHHERYAGEDQWRGMLRVCCMVVELG